The Caldisericum exile AZM16c01 region CATCCCCGTTACATTTATCAAATTACAGATAAAGGAAAGGAAGAATATCTAAAATATAGAGCCATCTTCGAAACAAAATTAGACGAGCTTATCCAGGTCCTTGAAAATGTAAAGAAAGAAGTATTCATGAAAGAGGCTTAATCAGATATATTAAACTTTACTTCGCCGTAAGAAATCCAATCACCAAGTTGACCTTGCATAATTTTATGAGAGACTGCATAAATACGTAAAGTATAGGTTCCATTTTGAATATCTTTTGGGAGAGTATATTTAATTGTAAGCGTTTGTGTGGATATATTGCCATTCACAAGTATCCAATCACCCTGTGGTGGAATTAACCAGATTACATACTTTTCCACATTGGTATTATTGCTTGGTACCCACGAAATATTAATCTGTGAACCTTTTTTATAAGTTTCGCCATTTTTGGGGCTTCCGACTATAATAATTGGTGCGTATTTTTCAAACTCGCTTCGAATGTTTGGGTCATTCGAGTTGTAATAATAGGAATAGAAGAGATGCTGAATCCCTTCTTGCAACATACCAAATTGGGTTTCGAGAGTTCCCGCCTTGTAATATGCATAAGAATTCTTGGGACTTACAGATATTGCAAGCCTATAATTTTCTATTGCGTTATTTACATCACCTAACTTTTCATAATACAAACCATAACCAATATATATGTCTGTTAGGGTATCGTTCTGTGCAAATCCTTTGTTTATAGCATCCTGCCCCAAGGAAAGCGCAAGGTCAAGTTCACTTTTTGCGTTTGCTAAATTAGTTTCCAAATTAATATATGCAATTGCAAGCGATGCATGTGCTCCTGGATCAAGGGGATTTACTTCAATGGTCTTCTTGAATTCATTAATTGACTCTTTATCACCAAGAAAGTAAAGTAATTTACCGTAATCGTAATGATAAAGGAAAAACATCGGACATCTTCTAATTGAAGCCTGATATTCAGACTTTGCAACACTTACATATGATTGATCGGGTTTACTTTGTGCCTTAATAATTTGTGAATACAAATTTGCAAGATTGTAGTGCGGATTAGCATTTAATGGATTGAACAGTATCGCTGTTTCATAATCAGATATTGTCTTCTCTAAGGCTACTCTTCCTTGGTTTGCAAGGGCAAGCCTGTTTACATTTGCTGAAAGAAATGGGAAGAGCATTGCAAGGATAACAATTATGGAAACTATAACGAAAGCAAAAATTCTATTTATATTTGATAAATCTTCTCTCTTTGTTGTTTTTTCTTTAACTAAACTCTTCTTAAATCCTATTTTATTCAAAATTTCTCCAAACTCTATATTTTGTTTCTCTCCTTGTGAAAATAAAAGACCAAAGGAAAACAATGTTATAAGTGGCATAAACATAAGCGACCAGTCAAAATCTATAAAAGCATGCAATAATATTCCAAC contains the following coding sequences:
- a CDS encoding O-antigen ligase family protein encodes the protein MKKEQHKANKKEQKGNLPNLNLLVFILAFVPIFFSGIFQGGYFEWETYLTFLLSLPSILLFSYLKFVKGAPFKGIQKVNLVIFLFLLVSFILLFFTIYFYATLTEFYKVLLYVFMFYIAINTVISEKIYKVSLNLILLLSFILALLGFLAYIGYKFNVNSPIFNYVRDRGFANSGIIASTLQYSNTFGAFLVLPMFIALGFFIYEKRIFIKVLYILLFVFLLVVFILTQSRGAILTFLIALLLFILLLKGKERLYSFFSIAGFVVILGIVAFLKKDVIFPYIGTLIGKFKIFFNFLSKGNYDQSLGGRIYMIRDSLKILKDYPIFGTGFGTYQFVYAKYRSIYFFSKFPHSLLFQYIPESGVVGAAVLLFFVIILIYKGYEVIKRNYSSLNVGLYAGAVGILLHAFIDFDWSLMFMPLITLFSFGLLFSQGEKQNIEFGEILNKIGFKKSLVKEKTTKREDLSNINRIFAFVIVSIIVILAMLFPFLSANVNRLALANQGRVALEKTISDYETAILFNPLNANPHYNLANLYSQIIKAQSKPDQSYVSVAKSEYQASIRRCPMFFLYHYDYGKLLYFLGDKESINEFKKTIEVNPLDPGAHASLAIAYINLETNLANAKSELDLALSLGQDAINKGFAQNDTLTDIYIGYGLYYEKLGDVNNAIENYRLAISVSPKNSYAYYKAGTLETQFGMLQEGIQHLFYSYYYNSNDPNIRSEFEKYAPIIIVGSPKNGETYKKGSQINISWVPSNNTNVEKYVIWLIPPQGDWILVNGNISTQTLTIKYTLPKDIQNGTYTLRIYAVSHKIMQGQLGDWISYGEVKFNISD